One stretch of Pseudomonas sp. NC02 DNA includes these proteins:
- a CDS encoding ABC transporter substrate-binding protein → MQEPAPYPRRSSPLLLIGTATLCGLLLGCGQGSSTVTRSDQPVKGGTLVYATDREPTCLDPHVAGDMPQVFVAQQYLDSLVSMDADGRIGPWLAKTWEVSPDGLTYTFHLRNDVHFTDGTPFNAAAVKANLDHMANPKTQSSTAGGYIRQYRSTDVLDEYTAVVHLATPYAAFLEVLAQGFLGIESPTALLRSRDVNCESPVGSGPFKVVRWDRQSQVELVRNPDYNWAPPTAKHQGPAWLDRIVWKFIQEPSVRFASLQAGEVDVIEALPPESHEAARRNPDLTLVIAQRPGNPTNGTLNITRAPFDDVRVREAFVRSSDIEGALKSVYFNEFPRAGGPLSPATRFYSPEFQHAQDYDPARAAQLLDQSGWTQRDSEGYRTKDGKRLQVHVVMGNRTPPSEYTLWEQVQATTRQVGFELIVDQMSDVQATKRQADWDYDIRLGYWNTNTADVLRIIFGSEFISPAGVGGYHQNTAGFSDPAFDTLIRQALTTQDSEQRRALYYQAQKIASGQYLQLTTYPQSTRLGIYKTTQGVRLEPSLAVTYLYDAWVNK, encoded by the coding sequence ATGCAAGAACCCGCCCCTTACCCGCGACGATCCAGCCCGTTGCTCCTTATCGGCACCGCCACACTCTGCGGCCTGCTCCTGGGCTGCGGCCAAGGCAGCTCCACCGTCACCCGCAGTGACCAGCCGGTAAAGGGCGGCACCCTCGTGTACGCCACCGACCGCGAACCCACCTGCCTCGACCCCCACGTGGCCGGCGACATGCCCCAGGTGTTCGTCGCCCAGCAGTACCTCGACTCCCTGGTCTCGATGGACGCCGACGGCCGCATCGGCCCCTGGCTCGCCAAGACCTGGGAAGTCTCCCCCGACGGCCTGACCTACACCTTCCACCTGCGCAACGACGTGCACTTCACCGACGGCACCCCGTTCAACGCCGCAGCGGTCAAGGCCAACCTCGACCACATGGCCAACCCCAAGACCCAATCCAGCACCGCAGGCGGCTACATCCGCCAATACCGCAGCACCGACGTGCTCGACGAATACACCGCAGTGGTGCACCTCGCCACGCCGTACGCGGCCTTTCTTGAAGTCCTCGCCCAAGGCTTCCTCGGCATCGAGTCCCCCACAGCCCTGCTGCGCTCGCGCGATGTGAACTGCGAAAGCCCGGTCGGCAGCGGCCCGTTCAAGGTCGTGCGCTGGGACCGGCAAAGCCAGGTCGAGCTGGTGCGCAACCCCGACTACAACTGGGCGCCACCCACCGCCAAGCACCAGGGCCCGGCCTGGCTCGACCGGATCGTCTGGAAGTTCATCCAGGAACCTTCCGTGCGCTTCGCCTCGTTGCAGGCTGGCGAGGTCGACGTGATCGAGGCATTGCCCCCCGAATCCCACGAGGCCGCTCGACGCAACCCGGACCTGACCCTGGTGATCGCCCAACGCCCCGGCAACCCCACCAACGGCACGCTGAACATTACCCGTGCGCCGTTCGATGACGTGCGAGTGCGCGAAGCCTTCGTACGCAGTTCCGACATCGAGGGCGCGTTGAAGAGCGTGTACTTCAACGAATTCCCCCGCGCCGGCGGGCCGCTGAGCCCAGCCACGCGCTTCTACAGCCCGGAGTTCCAGCACGCCCAGGATTACGACCCCGCCCGGGCTGCGCAGTTACTCGACCAGTCCGGCTGGACCCAGCGCGACAGCGAGGGCTACCGCACCAAGGACGGCAAGCGCCTGCAAGTTCACGTGGTGATGGGCAACCGCACGCCACCGTCGGAATACACCTTGTGGGAACAGGTGCAGGCCACCACCCGGCAGGTCGGCTTCGAGCTGATCGTCGACCAGATGAGTGACGTACAGGCCACCAAACGCCAGGCCGACTGGGACTACGACATTCGCCTCGGCTACTGGAACACCAACACCGCCGACGTGCTGCGGATCATCTTCGGCAGTGAGTTCATCAGCCCGGCGGGTGTCGGTGGTTACCACCAGAACACCGCAGGCTTCAGTGACCCGGCGTTCGACACGCTGATCCGGCAAGCCCTCACCACCCAGGACAGCGAGCAGCGCCGGGCGCTGTATTACCAGGCGCAGAAAATCGCTTCCGGCCAGTACCTGCAATTGACCACCTACCCGCAAAGCACGCGGCTGGGTATCTACAAGACCACCCAGGGCGTGCGGCTGGAGCCGTCGCTGGCGGTGACTTATCTCTATGACGCATGGGTGAACAAATGA
- a CDS encoding ABC transporter ATP-binding protein, producing MTMNIHTLGPLVDIRDLTVRFGQAEPVLHGVSLQLSRGECLALVGESGSGKSVTARTLAGLTGKDAHVQAAKLAFQGVDLRQLNERAWQQLRGASIGFVMQDALGALDPLRRVGAEIEEPLYLHTALGLEARRLRVLELLRDVGVPEPELRASQYPWQLSGGLRQRALIASAIACNPRLIIADEPTTALDATVQAQVIALLESLRGEDNALLMVSHDLSVVSRLADRVAVMRHGVIVEEGSTEQVLQDPRHPYTQLLLRAAKAVHFQPTRRLLTAVEPEPAPQGEILLEARELSKTFVGPDGKTRTVLNQVSLQLRRGETLGVVGESGCGKTTLTRLILGLETADAGEVWINGQRWSDLDARQKREARRAVQVVFQDPLSSFDPRYTVQRVLFEALVVAGVPRHARRDRALELLELVRLDASVLSRRPIELSGGQRQRIAIARALASEPQILICDEPVSALDVSVQAQILELLDDLKRRLGLACLFISHDLGVINHVSERVLVMKAGEVVESGSVRAVFDRPAHAYTRALIDAIPTLETDYTPIPFYLNVAI from the coding sequence ATGACGATGAACATCCATACCCTCGGCCCGCTGGTCGATATCCGCGACCTGACAGTACGTTTCGGCCAGGCCGAGCCAGTGTTGCACGGTGTCAGTCTGCAGTTGAGCCGGGGTGAATGCCTGGCGCTGGTAGGGGAGTCGGGGTCCGGAAAAAGCGTCACCGCCCGCACCCTGGCTGGCCTCACCGGCAAGGACGCCCATGTCCAGGCCGCCAAACTGGCCTTCCAGGGCGTCGACCTGCGCCAGCTCAACGAGCGGGCCTGGCAGCAACTGCGCGGCGCGAGCATCGGCTTTGTGATGCAGGACGCGTTGGGCGCGCTGGACCCGCTGCGCCGCGTCGGTGCCGAGATCGAAGAACCGTTGTACCTGCACACCGCATTGGGCCTGGAAGCGCGCCGCCTGCGGGTGCTGGAACTGCTGCGGGATGTCGGTGTGCCGGAACCGGAACTGCGCGCCAGCCAATACCCCTGGCAACTTTCCGGCGGCTTGCGCCAGCGGGCGCTGATCGCCTCGGCGATTGCCTGCAATCCGCGGTTGATCATTGCCGATGAACCTACCACGGCACTGGATGCCACGGTGCAGGCCCAGGTCATCGCCCTGCTGGAGAGCCTGCGCGGTGAAGACAATGCACTGCTGATGGTCAGCCACGACCTGTCAGTGGTCTCGCGCCTGGCCGATCGCGTGGCCGTGATGCGCCACGGGGTGATCGTGGAGGAGGGCAGCACCGAACAGGTCCTGCAAGACCCGCGTCATCCGTATACCCAACTGCTGCTGCGGGCCGCCAAGGCCGTGCACTTCCAGCCTACGCGCCGGTTGCTCACGGCGGTGGAGCCCGAGCCGGCGCCCCAGGGCGAAATACTGCTTGAAGCACGCGAGCTGTCCAAAACCTTTGTCGGCCCCGACGGCAAAACCCGCACGGTGCTGAACCAGGTGTCGCTACAGCTGCGTCGCGGCGAGACGCTGGGGGTGGTGGGCGAATCCGGTTGCGGCAAGACCACCTTGACCCGGCTGATACTCGGCCTGGAAACCGCCGATGCCGGCGAGGTGTGGATCAATGGCCAGCGCTGGTCCGACCTCGACGCCAGGCAAAAACGCGAAGCCCGGCGTGCGGTGCAAGTGGTGTTCCAGGACCCGCTCAGCTCCTTCGACCCACGCTACACCGTGCAGCGTGTGCTGTTCGAAGCGCTGGTGGTGGCTGGCGTACCGCGTCATGCCCGGCGCGACCGTGCCCTGGAACTGCTGGAACTGGTGCGCCTTGATGCCAGCGTCTTGTCGCGCCGGCCGATCGAACTTTCCGGTGGCCAGCGCCAGCGCATCGCGATTGCCCGAGCGTTGGCTTCCGAGCCGCAGATCCTGATCTGCGATGAACCGGTGTCGGCGCTCGACGTGTCGGTACAGGCACAGATTCTCGAACTGCTCGACGACCTCAAGCGCCGCCTCGGCCTGGCTTGCCTGTTCATTTCCCATGACCTCGGCGTGATCAACCACGTCAGCGAGCGCGTGTTGGTGATGAAGGCCGGTGAAGTGGTGGAGTCCGGCTCGGTACGCGCGGTGTTCGACCGTCCGGCCCATGCCTATACCCGCGCGCTGATCGATGCGATCCCGACCCTTGAAACCGACTACACGCCGATCCCGTTCTACCTGAATGTCGCGATCTGA
- a CDS encoding acyl-CoA dehydrogenase family protein — translation MSASIPAEVSYADLHQRFADVFARIADTAVAREQQRELAHDAVAWLREAGFGALRVPQALGGLGASLPQLFRLLIELGEADSNLPQIVRAHFGFVEGRLSSRDSASQDYWFAKVVDGELWGAAMAERTDTTRNSVTLSAVDSGWQLNGEKYYCTGTLYANWIAAVALDGEDFVSLAVRTDAPGVTVEDDWDGFGQRLTGSGTTRFKAVNVPEQHIVRRFKKDELRAESYLSAFYQLFHLATLAGIANAVLRDATEFVKGRTRAFGVPGQSSPKDDPLVQRVIGRLSSLAYAARTQVLAVAEVLQDVHEAEQGGHATEQHYTEAEIRAFQAQQIVLEQVLEATTLLFEVGGASATSESRRFDRHWRNARTLASHNPAIFRERALGNYYLNDVTPNAAWRSLQAADAEQQAARDEASAV, via the coding sequence ATGAGTGCTTCGATCCCCGCTGAAGTGAGTTATGCCGACTTGCACCAGCGTTTCGCTGACGTATTTGCCCGGATAGCCGACACCGCCGTCGCCCGCGAGCAGCAACGCGAGCTGGCCCATGACGCGGTGGCTTGGCTGCGCGAGGCCGGCTTTGGCGCACTGCGTGTGCCGCAGGCCTTGGGCGGCCTGGGTGCAAGCCTGCCGCAGCTGTTTCGCCTGTTGATTGAACTGGGAGAGGCCGATTCAAACCTGCCGCAGATCGTGCGCGCGCATTTTGGTTTTGTCGAAGGCCGGCTTTCCAGCCGCGACAGCGCTTCCCAGGATTACTGGTTCGCCAAAGTCGTCGACGGCGAGTTGTGGGGCGCCGCGATGGCCGAACGCACCGACACCACCCGCAACTCGGTGACCCTCAGCGCGGTCGATTCCGGCTGGCAGCTGAACGGTGAAAAGTACTACTGCACCGGCACGCTGTACGCCAACTGGATCGCGGCCGTGGCCCTGGACGGCGAAGATTTTGTCAGCCTGGCGGTACGCACCGACGCCCCAGGTGTCACCGTCGAGGATGACTGGGACGGGTTTGGCCAGCGGCTTACCGGCAGCGGCACCACCCGCTTCAAGGCGGTGAACGTACCGGAGCAGCATATTGTGCGGCGCTTCAAGAAAGACGAACTGCGCGCCGAGTCCTACCTGAGCGCTTTCTACCAGTTGTTCCACCTGGCGACCCTGGCCGGCATCGCCAACGCCGTGCTGCGTGACGCCACCGAATTCGTCAAGGGCCGCACCCGCGCGTTTGGTGTGCCGGGGCAATCGAGCCCCAAGGATGACCCGCTGGTGCAGCGGGTGATTGGCCGCTTGTCGAGCCTGGCCTATGCCGCACGCACCCAGGTGCTGGCCGTCGCCGAGGTGCTGCAGGACGTGCACGAAGCGGAGCAGGGCGGGCACGCAACCGAACAGCATTACACCGAGGCCGAGATTCGCGCTTTTCAGGCGCAACAGATCGTGCTGGAACAGGTGCTGGAAGCCACCACGCTGCTGTTCGAAGTCGGCGGCGCCTCCGCCACCAGCGAGTCGCGTCGCTTCGACCGGCATTGGCGCAACGCGCGCACCCTGGCCTCCCACAACCCGGCGATCTTTCGCGAACGGGCACTGGGCAACTACTACCTCAATGACGTCACCCCGAACGCCGCCTGGCGCAGCCTGCAAGCCGCCGACGCCGAGCAGCAGGCCGCCCGCGACGAAGCGAGTGCGGTATGA
- a CDS encoding NADP(H)-dependent aldo-keto reductase, with product MRYRQLGNSDIQVSVLGLGTMTWGHQNTENDAHQQIDLALAEGINFIDTAEMYPTPTKAETWRTTERYIGRWLAASGRRDEVILASKIAGPARDPSSQQHIRDGLSRHDRRNIVEALDGSLKRLNTDYLDLYQLHWPDRTTNIFGQREYPYQADTQSVAIEETLAVLADQVKAGKVRHIGVSNETPWGVAEFLKQSERLGLPRIASVQNPYSLLNRLYEGGLSEFTHREGVGLLAYSPLAFGALTGKYLGGARPEGSRLSAVYRTFNRYDSASAQEAITGYVEIARQHGLTPAQLALAFIIEKPFVTSALTGQTSLAQLRDNLGALDVTLSDEIKAQVQAIHQRIPNPAP from the coding sequence ATGCGTTACCGCCAACTGGGCAATAGCGACATCCAAGTCAGCGTGCTGGGCCTCGGCACCATGACCTGGGGCCACCAGAACACCGAAAACGATGCCCATCAACAGATCGACCTGGCACTGGCCGAAGGTATCAATTTCATCGACACCGCCGAGATGTACCCCACGCCGACCAAGGCCGAAACCTGGCGCACCACCGAGCGTTACATCGGCAGGTGGCTGGCGGCCAGTGGTCGACGTGACGAGGTGATCCTGGCGAGCAAAATCGCCGGCCCGGCCCGTGACCCCAGCAGCCAGCAGCACATCCGCGACGGCCTCAGCCGCCACGACCGGCGCAACATCGTCGAAGCCCTCGACGGCAGCCTCAAACGCCTGAACACCGACTACCTCGACCTTTACCAATTGCACTGGCCCGACCGCACCACCAACATCTTCGGCCAGCGCGAATACCCGTATCAGGCAGACACCCAGAGCGTCGCCATCGAGGAAACCCTGGCGGTGCTGGCCGATCAGGTCAAGGCCGGCAAGGTGCGCCACATCGGGGTTTCCAATGAAACCCCGTGGGGCGTCGCCGAGTTTCTCAAGCAAAGCGAACGCCTCGGCCTGCCGCGCATTGCCAGTGTGCAAAACCCCTACAGCCTGCTTAACCGCCTGTACGAAGGCGGCCTCTCGGAGTTCACCCATCGCGAAGGCGTCGGGCTGCTGGCGTACTCGCCGCTGGCCTTCGGTGCACTCACCGGCAAGTACCTCGGCGGCGCACGGCCCGAGGGCTCGCGGCTGTCGGCGGTGTACCGCACTTTCAATCGCTACGACAGTGCCTCGGCCCAGGAGGCCATCACCGGCTACGTGGAGATTGCCCGGCAACATGGCCTCACCCCGGCCCAACTGGCCCTGGCCTTCATCATCGAAAAACCCTTCGTCACCAGCGCACTGACCGGGCAAACCAGCCTGGCGCAATTGCGCGACAACCTCGGCGCGCTGGACGTGACGCTCAGCGACGAGATCAAGGCGCAGGTCCAGGCCATCCACCAGCGCATCCCCAACCCCGCGCCCTAG
- a CDS encoding ABC transporter permease, producing the protein MTQTIETLIGNRPLRLVGFTQLRPGLLLAGVFVGLLLLAAVVPQWLAPYDPLEASARMAFQAPSNVHWLGTDENGRDVLSRLIYGVRSSLFMGLAATALGLAWGTLLGLIAGLGPRWLDSALMRGIDVLLSFPDLLLALVIITFFGQGTANLILAIGIAGVPRYARLVRAQTLSVRNAGYVESAVTLGQSQLAVVLRHILPNAFKPVLILATIGIGGAITAGAALSFLGFGAPPPAPEWGGMMSIGRSFLANAPWLVAWPALIITLTVVSISAIGRELLRRSEGKPL; encoded by the coding sequence ATGACGCAAACCATTGAAACGTTGATCGGCAATCGCCCGTTGCGTCTTGTCGGGTTTACCCAACTGCGGCCGGGTCTGTTGCTCGCCGGGGTATTTGTCGGGCTGTTGCTGCTGGCCGCCGTTGTTCCGCAATGGCTGGCCCCGTATGACCCGTTGGAGGCGTCGGCGCGCATGGCGTTCCAGGCGCCGAGCAATGTGCATTGGCTGGGCACTGATGAGAACGGGCGCGATGTGCTCAGCCGATTGATTTATGGCGTGCGTTCGTCGCTGTTCATGGGCCTCGCCGCCACCGCGCTGGGGTTGGCCTGGGGCACCTTGCTCGGCTTGATCGCAGGCCTTGGGCCGCGCTGGCTGGACAGCGCATTGATGCGCGGGATCGACGTGCTGCTGTCCTTTCCCGACCTGTTGCTGGCGCTGGTGATCATCACGTTTTTCGGCCAGGGCACGGCCAACCTGATTCTCGCCATAGGCATCGCTGGCGTGCCGCGTTATGCGCGCCTGGTGCGGGCGCAAACCCTCAGCGTACGCAATGCCGGCTACGTCGAATCCGCCGTCACCCTCGGCCAATCGCAGCTGGCGGTGGTGCTGCGGCACATCCTGCCGAATGCGTTCAAGCCCGTGTTGATCCTCGCCACCATCGGCATCGGCGGCGCGATCACTGCCGGTGCCGCCTTGAGTTTCCTCGGCTTCGGCGCACCGCCGCCTGCGCCGGAGTGGGGCGGGATGATGTCCATCGGGCGCAGCTTCCTGGCCAATGCGCCGTGGCTGGTGGCCTGGCCCGCCCTGATCATCACCCTGACCGTTGTTTCCATCAGTGCCATCGGCCGCGAACTCTTGCGCCGCAGCGAAGGAAAGCCTCTATGA
- a CDS encoding ABC transporter permease translates to MSDTSLANPRRERLARLGKRALWRLAGGVLVLWAVATLTFFALRLMPGDPVQAILGGPSGNPTPETIAEATREYGLDKPLAVQYALYLGRLVQGDLGVSYSQHLPVTRVLAEQSWPTLELTLTSLALAWILVLALTVLTAGRRRWVASLASLAETLAAALPHFWLGILLLAVFAFGLRLFPPAGSDGWRTLVLPSFALAIPLAGFIAQVTRESLDLTLDQPFILTARTRGLSDFNVRFKHALRHAVLPGISLSGWAIGALISGAVVIEVIFSRKGLGRQLYQAVQAQDLPLTIGISLVVAAGYVLANILVDLLYLWVDPRQQELPA, encoded by the coding sequence ATGAGCGACACATCACTTGCCAACCCACGGCGCGAGCGCCTGGCCCGGCTCGGCAAACGTGCGCTGTGGCGCCTTGCCGGCGGCGTGCTGGTGCTCTGGGCGGTGGCCACGCTGACGTTCTTTGCCTTGCGCCTGATGCCCGGCGATCCGGTGCAGGCGATCCTCGGCGGCCCGAGCGGCAACCCCACCCCCGAGACCATCGCCGAAGCCACCCGCGAGTACGGCCTCGACAAACCACTGGCGGTGCAATACGCGTTGTACCTCGGGCGACTGGTGCAGGGTGACCTGGGGGTTTCCTATTCCCAGCACCTGCCGGTGACCCGAGTGCTCGCCGAGCAATCCTGGCCGACCCTGGAGCTGACCCTGACCTCGCTCGCCCTGGCCTGGATTCTGGTGCTGGCGCTGACGGTGCTGACCGCCGGGCGCCGCCGCTGGGTAGCCAGCCTGGCCTCGCTCGCGGAAACCCTGGCCGCCGCGCTGCCGCACTTCTGGCTGGGGATTCTGCTGCTGGCGGTGTTTGCGTTCGGCCTGCGGCTGTTCCCGCCGGCAGGCAGTGATGGCTGGCGCACCCTGGTGTTGCCGTCATTCGCCCTGGCGATTCCGCTGGCCGGGTTTATCGCGCAGGTCACCCGTGAATCCCTGGATTTGACCCTCGACCAACCCTTCATCCTGACCGCCCGCACCCGTGGCCTGAGTGACTTCAACGTGCGCTTCAAACACGCGTTGCGCCACGCCGTGTTGCCGGGCATCTCGTTGTCGGGCTGGGCCATCGGCGCGCTGATCAGCGGCGCCGTGGTGATCGAAGTGATTTTTTCCCGCAAGGGCCTCGGCCGCCAGTTGTACCAGGCGGTGCAGGCCCAGGACCTGCCGCTGACCATCGGCATCAGCCTGGTGGTCGCCGCCGGTTACGTGCTCGCCAATATTCTGGTCGACCTGCTGTACCTGTGGGTCGACCCTCGCCAACAGGAGCTTCCAGCATGA
- a CDS encoding IS110 family transposase: MPVPVSKPIVGVDVAKNELVIYHAELDLLEVIPNNKTAIKKWLKALPGTVAVAIEATNIYHLEFADLAYEAGCVIYMVGGYELSHYRKGVNIRAKTDAQDAKLLARYLKNEADELRPWTPPSPLYRQLLSLFRRRAALVQARVSLTQSWANEPLLKASFTEQVKSMQKLEGLIEKMIGDRLKEAGLSDQLKRCLKVEGIGFLTGARLVTSFQRGDFRNADAFIAFLGMDLRVSKSGQKDNRRSLSKRGDSEARRLLHNAAMAASRTAAWKEFYQAQRARGYSTTQVLVMLARKLARVVFALLKGQSEYQPKVG; the protein is encoded by the coding sequence ATGCCAGTTCCTGTCTCAAAGCCGATCGTTGGCGTCGATGTTGCTAAAAATGAGCTGGTGATTTACCACGCCGAACTCGATCTGCTGGAAGTAATCCCGAACAACAAAACCGCCATTAAAAAATGGCTGAAGGCCCTACCGGGCACCGTGGCAGTTGCGATTGAAGCTACCAACATCTATCACTTGGAGTTCGCTGATCTCGCCTATGAAGCTGGCTGCGTGATCTACATGGTGGGTGGATATGAGCTCAGCCATTATCGTAAAGGTGTGAATATCCGGGCTAAAACCGACGCCCAGGATGCCAAATTGCTCGCTCGCTATTTAAAAAACGAAGCCGATGAACTTCGTCCCTGGACGCCGCCATCTCCTCTGTATCGCCAGCTTTTGAGTCTTTTCCGCCGCCGGGCGGCGCTGGTCCAGGCACGCGTCAGCCTGACTCAAAGCTGGGCGAATGAGCCGTTACTGAAGGCCTCTTTTACCGAGCAGGTGAAGTCGATGCAAAAGCTAGAAGGCCTGATTGAAAAGATGATCGGTGATCGCCTGAAAGAAGCTGGACTGTCGGATCAGCTAAAGCGTTGCTTGAAAGTTGAAGGTATCGGTTTTTTGACTGGAGCCCGCTTGGTTACTAGCTTTCAACGAGGTGATTTTAGAAACGCAGACGCTTTCATCGCCTTCTTGGGCATGGATTTACGCGTTTCTAAGTCAGGACAGAAAGATAATCGTCGTAGCTTGAGCAAACGTGGCGACTCAGAAGCTCGGCGTCTTTTGCACAACGCAGCGATGGCAGCTAGCCGAACGGCTGCATGGAAGGAGTTTTATCAAGCGCAACGGGCGCGGGGTTACAGCACCACTCAGGTGCTGGTAATGCTGGCCCGCAAGCTTGCTCGAGTGGTATTTGCCTTGCTAAAAGGACAAAGCGAATACCAACCAAAGGTTGGTTGA
- a CDS encoding ABC transporter permease, with product MSLFKSIAWRLLAGIGVLWGAATLTFLAVNFSGGDTALAILGGPDSMPTPELLARVRAEYGLDQPLIVQYGNYLVRLAHGDLGESYRLRIPVQQAIAEQIGATIQLSLSAALLAVVLALVCAILTANRSRWVRSAVSGSELVLSSAPSFVIGMLLLLVFSFHWHWLPPSGSVGWRSLILPSIALSLPVAAVLTQLLRQSLEDTLEQPFIAMARARGLSETAVRLRHALRHALVPLVTLAGFVFASLLGGAVVVELLFARQGIGRLMLDATSNKDVPVVLGVTLLAATVYVLVNLAVDLINRWIDPRANQA from the coding sequence ATGAGCCTGTTCAAATCCATCGCCTGGCGCCTGCTGGCGGGCATTGGCGTGCTGTGGGGCGCGGCGACGCTGACGTTCCTCGCGGTCAATTTCAGCGGCGGTGACACGGCGCTGGCAATCCTCGGCGGGCCGGATTCGATGCCCACCCCGGAGCTGCTGGCCCGGGTACGTGCCGAGTACGGCCTGGACCAACCCCTCATCGTGCAATACGGCAATTACCTGGTGCGCCTGGCCCATGGCGACCTGGGCGAGTCCTATCGCTTGCGCATCCCGGTGCAGCAGGCGATTGCCGAGCAGATCGGTGCAACCATTCAACTGTCCCTGAGCGCGGCGTTGCTGGCGGTGGTATTGGCCCTGGTGTGCGCGATCCTCACCGCCAACCGTTCGCGTTGGGTGCGTTCAGCCGTTTCAGGCAGCGAGCTGGTGCTGTCTTCAGCACCTTCGTTTGTGATCGGGATGCTGTTGTTGCTGGTGTTTTCGTTTCATTGGCACTGGTTGCCGCCCTCCGGTTCCGTTGGCTGGCGCTCATTGATCCTGCCCTCGATCGCGCTGTCGTTGCCGGTGGCGGCAGTGCTGACCCAGCTGTTGCGCCAGTCCCTGGAAGACACCCTCGAACAACCCTTTATTGCCATGGCCCGTGCCCGTGGCTTGTCCGAAACCGCTGTGCGCCTGCGTCATGCCTTGCGCCATGCGCTGGTGCCGTTGGTGACCCTGGCCGGGTTCGTGTTCGCCAGCCTGCTGGGCGGCGCGGTGGTGGTGGAGTTGCTGTTTGCACGCCAGGGCATCGGGCGCTTGATGCTCGATGCCACCAGCAACAAAGATGTGCCGGTGGTGCTGGGCGTGACCTTGCTGGCCGCCACCGTCTATGTGCTGGTGAACCTGGCCGTCGATTTGATCAACCGCTGGATTGACCCTCGGGCCAACCAAGCGTGA
- a CDS encoding LLM class flavin-dependent oxidoreductase, with product MPKQLHVNLFEMNCVSHIVHGLWVHPDNNRHRFNDLDYWTELAQLLEYGTFDGVFLADVIGTYDRFRDGPETSLREGMQIPSNDPLLVIPAMAGVTKNLGFGATFSTTYEPPFAFARRMSTLDHLTKGRVGWNIVTSYLPNAARNFGHDTEVVHDHRYEIADEYLDVLYKLWEGSWDDDAVIVDRERRIYTDPDKVRYINHVGEHFKVAGPHLCQPSRQRTPVLFQATGSPAGIEFAGRHAEVVFTGGNDAPAVRANIQAMRQKAVEHDRDPAGLKFIVMAGVIVGRTDEEVSAKLDSYRKLVSVEASLAHGQSAIDLTAYPRDTLISDLVSRQVKGWESLSRYKADSTVGAVLAQLGGFNRERFFVAGTPTVVADAIEKWLDEDGIDGINLRQYLSFETARDFIELVVPELRRRGRFRERYNEGETLRERLFGAGRARLPGDHFGARYRDPAALLQAALPLRFPA from the coding sequence GTGCCCAAGCAACTGCACGTGAATTTGTTTGAAATGAACTGCGTCAGCCACATCGTCCATGGTTTGTGGGTGCACCCGGACAACAACCGGCACCGTTTCAACGACCTGGACTATTGGACCGAGCTGGCGCAGCTGCTGGAATACGGCACCTTTGATGGCGTGTTCCTGGCCGATGTGATTGGCACCTATGACCGCTTTCGCGACGGCCCCGAGACCTCGCTGCGTGAGGGCATGCAGATTCCCAGCAACGACCCGCTGCTGGTGATTCCGGCGATGGCCGGGGTGACCAAGAACCTGGGTTTCGGCGCGACCTTTTCCACCACCTACGAACCGCCGTTCGCCTTTGCGCGGCGCATGAGTACCCTCGATCACCTGACCAAGGGGCGGGTGGGCTGGAACATCGTCACCTCGTATTTGCCGAATGCGGCGCGCAACTTCGGGCATGACACTGAGGTGGTTCACGATCACCGCTACGAGATCGCCGATGAATACCTCGACGTGCTGTACAAGCTTTGGGAGGGTTCCTGGGACGATGACGCGGTGATTGTCGACCGTGAGCGTCGGATCTACACCGATCCGGACAAGGTGCGCTATATCAACCACGTGGGGGAACACTTCAAGGTTGCCGGCCCACACTTGTGCCAGCCTTCGCGGCAGCGTACGCCGGTGTTGTTTCAGGCTACGGGGTCACCGGCCGGGATCGAGTTTGCCGGGCGGCATGCCGAAGTGGTGTTTACCGGTGGTAATGATGCGCCGGCGGTGCGGGCGAATATCCAGGCGATGCGGCAGAAGGCAGTTGAGCATGATCGCGATCCGGCGGGGTTGAAGTTTATTGTGATGGCGGGGGTGATCGTTGGGCGGACGGATGAGGAGGTGAGTGCCAAGCTCGACAGTTATCGCAAGTTGGTGAGTGTCGAGGCGTCGCTGGCTCACGGGCAGTCGGCGATTGATTTGACGGCGTATCCGCGGGATACGTTGATCAGTGATCTGGTGAGTCGGCAGGTCAAGGGGTGGGAGAGTTTGAGCCGGTACAAGGCGGACTCCACTGTTGGGGCGGTATTGGCGCAGCTGGGTGGGTTTAATCGCGAGCGGTTTTTTGTCGCGGGTACGCCGACGGTGGTGGCGGACGCGATTGAGAAATGGCTGGATGAGGATGGGATCGACGGGATTAACCTGAGGCAGTATTTGTCGTTTGAGACGGCGCGGGACTTTATTGAATTGGTGGTGCCGGAGTTGCGTCGTCGGGGGCGGTTTCGTGAGCGGTACAACGAGGGGGAGACGTTGCGGGAGCGGTTGTTTGGGGCTGGGCGGGCGCGGTTGCCGGGGGACCACTTTGGGGCGCGTTATCGGGATCCGGCGGCGTTGCTTCAGGCTGCTTTGCCGTTGCGGTTTCCGGCGTGA